From Candidatus Vondammii sp. HM_W22, one genomic window encodes:
- a CDS encoding DegT/DnrJ/EryC1/StrS family aminotransferase, with protein MINQSKPVQSVPYLSLQKEFNVLQTEWFKSIETIGGSGAFILGSNVKAFEQEAAEYVGAKYGIAVANGTDALVLSLRALDIGPGDEVITTPFTFFATAEAISVVGATPVFADVLENSFNLDPESVESKISDRTRALLPVHIFGNPADMTAIGQLAKTHGLKVVEDAAQAFGARDGDAAVGSIGDTGCFSFYPTKVLGCYGDGGLITASSDEVKARLLKLRNHGASAPFTHDELGCNSRLDEVQAALLRIKLRKLEQYIAARIRVADRYDELLSDLDLVTPVRPENGRHAFNLYTIRHPRRDALRAYLNEHKVGSSQCYPSGLHLQAVYSQLGYQSGDLPVVDRICRETLSLPVFPDMSDQQIERVCWLVAEV; from the coding sequence ATGATCAATCAATCGAAGCCTGTGCAATCCGTCCCCTATCTCAGTTTGCAGAAAGAGTTTAATGTGCTGCAGACTGAGTGGTTTAAATCTATTGAGACCATAGGAGGTAGTGGCGCTTTTATCCTTGGGTCCAACGTAAAGGCCTTCGAGCAAGAGGCGGCAGAGTACGTGGGGGCAAAGTACGGTATTGCAGTGGCCAATGGTACGGACGCCCTGGTGCTCTCTCTTAGGGCGCTCGATATTGGTCCCGGAGATGAGGTGATCACCACACCGTTTACCTTCTTTGCCACAGCCGAGGCGATTTCGGTGGTGGGAGCCACGCCGGTTTTTGCGGATGTGCTCGAAAACAGTTTCAACCTGGACCCCGAGAGCGTTGAGTCAAAAATCAGTGACCGGACCCGTGCGCTTCTTCCGGTCCATATTTTTGGCAACCCTGCCGATATGACAGCAATTGGTCAGCTCGCGAAAACCCATGGACTAAAAGTGGTGGAAGATGCCGCTCAGGCTTTCGGTGCGCGTGATGGCGATGCAGCCGTTGGTAGTATCGGGGATACCGGTTGTTTCAGCTTTTATCCCACCAAGGTACTGGGCTGTTATGGCGATGGCGGCCTGATCACCGCCAGTAGCGATGAGGTCAAAGCGCGGTTGCTGAAGTTGCGCAACCATGGGGCCAGTGCACCATTTACCCATGACGAACTGGGCTGCAACAGTCGTCTGGATGAAGTGCAGGCCGCTTTGCTGCGTATCAAACTGCGTAAACTGGAGCAGTATATCGCAGCCCGTATCCGGGTGGCTGATCGCTATGATGAATTGCTCTCAGACTTGGATCTGGTAACCCCTGTTCGTCCCGAGAATGGGCGACATGCGTTCAATCTTTACACCATTCGGCATCCCCGTCGAGATGCCTTGCGGGCGTATCTGAACGAACATAAAGTAGGCAGTAGTCAGTGTTATCCATCAGGATTGCATCTTCAGGCCGTCTACAGCCAGCTGGGCTATCAATCCGGTGACCTTCCAGTGGTTGACCGCATCTGTCGAGAGACCCTCTCTCTGCCGGTATTTCCGGATATGAGTGATCAGCAGATAGAGCGGGTTTGTTGGTTGGTTGCAGAGGTGTGA
- the folA gene encoding type 3 dihydrofolate reductase, whose product MKSKHQTISLIAAMAENRVIGRDNSLPWCLPADLKHFKVLTIGKPIVMGRKTWESLPEVLPDRHHIVITDNESYRAAGCSVVHSVEGALAAAGDAPEVMIVGGAAFYQQMLPLAQHLYLTLVQAEVEGDAWFPAYDADDWRELAREHHTADEKNPYAYTFLTLQRVKE is encoded by the coding sequence ATGAAGTCAAAACATCAAACTATCTCGCTGATCGCCGCCATGGCGGAAAACAGGGTTATCGGCAGAGATAATTCACTTCCCTGGTGCTTGCCCGCCGATCTCAAACATTTCAAGGTGCTGACCATTGGTAAGCCGATAGTGATGGGTCGAAAAACCTGGGAATCTCTGCCGGAAGTGTTGCCTGATCGTCACCACATCGTCATTACCGATAATGAGTCGTATCGTGCGGCGGGGTGCAGTGTGGTGCACTCGGTAGAAGGGGCATTGGCGGCGGCTGGTGATGCACCGGAGGTAATGATTGTGGGTGGTGCTGCCTTTTATCAGCAGATGCTACCCTTGGCGCAACATCTCTATCTGACGCTGGTACAAGCCGAAGTGGAGGGCGATGCCTGGTTTCCCGCCTATGACGCTGATGATTGGCGGGAGCTGGCGCGAGAGCACCATACGGCGGATGAGAAGAACCCTTATGCCTACACTTTCCTGACGTTGCAGCGGGTTAAAGAGTAG
- a CDS encoding DUF2238 domain-containing protein — protein sequence MDSSQSKEPGILLVLVCLFLVVSGIDPVADRYTWLLETTPVMIGILLLVPTRRRFPLTLLLYRLLALHAMILMIGGYYTYAEVPLFNWLRDSFELSRNHYDRIGHLAQGFIPAILAREILLRRSPLQKGKWLFLIIISICLAFSALYEMIEWWTALLSHEATSAFLGTQGDPWDTQWDMFLAFIGAVLSLMILSNIHNRELTRIIGSKH from the coding sequence ATGGACAGCTCCCAGAGCAAAGAACCGGGGATTTTGCTGGTGCTTGTCTGCCTGTTTCTGGTGGTCAGCGGAATCGACCCGGTGGCCGACCGCTACACTTGGCTGCTGGAGACCACTCCGGTAATGATCGGCATCCTTTTGTTAGTGCCAACCCGGCGGCGGTTCCCCCTGACATTGCTACTCTACCGGCTGCTTGCACTACACGCCATGATATTGATGATAGGGGGCTACTACACCTACGCTGAAGTGCCGCTATTCAACTGGCTGCGTGACAGTTTTGAGCTATCCAGGAACCACTATGACAGAATCGGTCATCTGGCACAGGGTTTCATCCCGGCAATTCTGGCAAGAGAAATCCTGCTAAGGCGCTCGCCACTGCAGAAAGGCAAGTGGCTATTCCTGATCATCATCAGCATCTGCCTCGCCTTCTCGGCCCTGTATGAGATGATTGAGTGGTGGACGGCTCTCCTCAGCCATGAAGCAACATCCGCTTTCCTCGGCACCCAGGGAGACCCTTGGGATACCCAGTGGGATATGTTTCTTGCATTTATCGGGGCAGTACTATCCCTGATGATATTAAGCAACATTCACAACAGAGAATTAACCCGAATCATAGGAAGTAAGCACTAA
- a CDS encoding ankyrin repeat domain-containing protein, translated as MDETGSSALMEAAAFGHQDAVEALILEGADVNLKNKAGAGALKRAVLGKHKAIEQLLQDSGATEGGD; from the coding sequence GTGGACGAGACGGGTAGTTCTGCGTTGATGGAGGCAGCAGCGTTCGGACATCAGGATGCCGTGGAGGCTCTGATACTGGAAGGTGCAGACGTCAATCTGAAGAATAAGGCGGGTGCCGGTGCATTGAAACGTGCCGTGCTGGGGAAGCACAAAGCGATTGAGCAATTGCTTCAGGATTCAGGTGCCACCGAGGGTGGGGATTAA
- a CDS encoding ankyrin repeat domain-containing protein, whose amino-acid sequence MKFMLCLLLLLPASMLWAADNNQYLLVAAGLGQEQRVQDLLAQGGDANAKNAAGRPALVLAAFNGNVRTCEGASCCRGRCQRGGRDG is encoded by the coding sequence ATGAAATTCATGCTCTGTCTGTTGCTGTTGTTACCCGCTTCAATGCTTTGGGCTGCGGATAACAATCAATATTTACTGGTTGCCGCCGGACTTGGGCAGGAGCAGCGGGTTCAGGATCTACTGGCCCAGGGAGGTGATGCCAATGCAAAGAATGCAGCCGGACGGCCTGCTTTGGTGTTGGCTGCCTTCAACGGTAATGTACGCACTTGTGAGGGCGCTTCTTGCTGCCGGGGCCGATGTCAACGCGGTGGACGAGACGGGTAG
- the apaG gene encoding Co2+/Mg2+ efflux protein ApaG produces MPEKRDNEISVEVETTYIEAQSRPDEDYYMFAYTITIHNRGTTTAQLLSRHWVITDANGQTQEVRGDGVIGQQPHIRPGEAFSYTSGTTLKTPVGSMHGSYQMRSENGDHFHAPIHPFSLATPKTLH; encoded by the coding sequence ATGCCTGAAAAAAGAGACAATGAAATCAGCGTTGAGGTAGAAACCACCTATATCGAGGCTCAGTCCCGCCCGGATGAGGACTACTACATGTTCGCCTACACCATCACGATCCATAACCGGGGGACAACTACAGCCCAACTGTTAAGCCGACACTGGGTCATTACCGATGCCAATGGTCAGACTCAAGAGGTGCGTGGCGATGGCGTGATTGGCCAGCAACCACATATCCGCCCGGGAGAGGCGTTCAGCTACACCAGCGGCACCACACTGAAAACACCGGTTGGCAGTATGCATGGGAGCTACCAGATGCGCTCTGAGAACGGTGATCATTTCCATGCCCCCATCCACCCGTTCTCTCTAGCCACTCCCAAAACACTCCATTAA
- a CDS encoding Gfo/Idh/MocA family protein: MSEKLRVGVVGVGYLGRFHALIYSRMSNVELVGVVDADPETAARVALEAGCEAFAQSQDLLGKIDAVSIVVPTTAHLTEAQPFLEKGVHMLLEKPIATTVEEGRKIVQLAEQAEVVLQIGHLERFNAGVMALAGRIVNPRFIEAHRMGGFVARATDVDVVSDLMIHDIDIILSLVKSDITSISAVGTPVLTSHVDIANARLEFANGTVANVIASRVSEKKMRRIRVFEENRYESLDFIEQHIETAYPKPRSGEAWPEVVMEKIDIDPVKPLDAELSAFVDCVACGRTPLVDGQVGQEALEVALRVKEQILGRMGSRHL, encoded by the coding sequence ATGAGCGAAAAATTGCGCGTGGGTGTGGTTGGCGTCGGGTATCTGGGGCGGTTCCATGCCCTCATCTACTCCCGTATGTCGAATGTTGAATTGGTGGGTGTTGTGGATGCAGATCCCGAAACGGCAGCCAGAGTGGCGTTAGAGGCTGGCTGCGAGGCTTTTGCCCAAAGTCAGGACCTTCTCGGCAAAATCGATGCGGTCAGCATCGTCGTACCCACCACGGCTCATCTCACCGAAGCTCAGCCTTTTCTGGAGAAGGGCGTCCATATGCTATTGGAGAAGCCGATAGCCACCACGGTCGAAGAGGGGCGCAAGATTGTCCAGTTGGCTGAACAGGCCGAGGTGGTTTTACAGATCGGCCATCTGGAGCGGTTTAATGCCGGCGTCATGGCGTTGGCGGGTCGTATTGTAAACCCCCGGTTTATCGAAGCACATCGGATGGGAGGGTTTGTCGCGCGGGCCACGGATGTGGATGTGGTCTCCGATCTGATGATCCATGACATTGATATTATTCTGTCACTGGTGAAATCGGATATCACCTCGATTTCTGCCGTGGGCACACCGGTTCTCACTTCTCATGTAGATATAGCTAATGCCAGATTGGAGTTTGCCAATGGCACCGTGGCCAATGTGATTGCCAGTCGGGTATCCGAGAAAAAGATGCGCCGGATTCGAGTATTTGAAGAGAATCGCTACGAGTCTCTGGATTTCATCGAACAACATATTGAGACAGCCTACCCCAAGCCAAGATCGGGAGAGGCGTGGCCAGAGGTGGTGATGGAGAAGATCGATATTGATCCAGTGAAACCTCTTGATGCGGAATTGTCGGCCTTTGTTGATTGTGTAGCCTGCGGGCGCACCCCATTGGTTGATGGCCAAGTCGGTCAGGAAGCGCTGGAAGTGGCGCTTCGGGTAAAAGAGCAGATTCTTGGCCGGATGGGATCCAGACACCTATAA
- the pdxA gene encoding 4-hydroxythreonine-4-phosphate dehydrogenase PdxA: protein MNPPPLVLTPGEPAGIGPDLCVQFTQQSRDYPLVAIGSPELLEARAKLLGLPLIIEPYEKGVPATGKATRLTLLSIDTAVPADAGRPDTANAAYVLATLRRAASGCMTGEFGALVTGPVHKGIINDAGTPFSGHTEFLAGITGGTPVMMLACPGLRVALATTHLPVSEISAAITPQSLEQVIRILHEDLIKRFGMENPRILVCGLNPHAGEGGHLGREEVETISPVLDRLLATGMTLEGPLPADTLFTPHYLEKADAVLAMYHDQGLPVLKHLGFGRAVNITLGLPIIRTSVDHGTALDLAGSGKAELGSLLAAIQTARELARTLGS from the coding sequence ATGAATCCCCCTCCCCTGGTTTTAACGCCTGGAGAGCCCGCCGGCATAGGTCCCGATCTCTGTGTGCAATTTACTCAGCAGTCGCGGGACTATCCACTGGTCGCGATCGGCTCACCTGAACTGCTGGAGGCGAGGGCCAAGTTACTCGGCCTGCCGCTGATCATTGAGCCTTATGAGAAAGGAGTTCCTGCCACCGGCAAAGCGACCCGTCTGACTCTCCTGTCAATCGACACTGCTGTACCGGCAGATGCTGGCAGACCGGATACCGCCAACGCGGCCTATGTTCTTGCCACCTTGAGGCGCGCCGCCAGCGGCTGCATGACCGGCGAGTTTGGCGCCTTGGTAACCGGGCCGGTCCATAAGGGGATTATTAACGATGCGGGTACTCCTTTCTCCGGCCACACTGAATTTCTTGCTGGGATAACCGGCGGAACCCCGGTGATGATGCTGGCCTGCCCGGGGCTGAGGGTCGCTCTGGCCACGACACATCTGCCGGTATCAGAAATCAGTGCAGCCATTACCCCTCAATCACTGGAACAGGTAATTCGTATTCTCCATGAAGACCTTATAAAACGGTTTGGCATGGAGAACCCGCGCATTCTGGTTTGTGGACTTAATCCCCATGCCGGCGAAGGCGGACACCTCGGAAGGGAGGAGGTCGAAACCATCTCGCCAGTGCTCGACAGGCTGCTGGCGACGGGCATGACGCTGGAAGGCCCGCTGCCTGCAGACACGCTGTTCACCCCACACTATCTGGAAAAAGCCGATGCCGTGTTAGCGATGTATCACGACCAGGGGCTTCCGGTACTCAAGCACTTGGGATTCGGCCGGGCGGTCAACATCACCCTCGGACTACCGATCATCCGCACCTCCGTGGATCACGGCACAGCGCTGGATCTGGCCGGTAGTGGAAAAGCGGAACTTGGCAGCCTGCTTGCCGCTATACAAACTGCCAGAGAGTTAGCTCGCACACTGGGTTCGTAA
- a CDS encoding symmetrical bis(5'-nucleosyl)-tetraphosphatase, translated as MAIYAIGDVQGCYNELMRLLEQVDFDPSGDKLWLAGDLVNRGPHSLEVLRFVKGLGKRAITVLGNHDLHLLAISEGNIKHKNKGHTLDSILQAKDRDELLHWLRHQPLMHHSKKHNFSMVHAGLPPQWDVPCALGHARELEKVLQGDGFHHFCVNMYGNEPSLWLDKLKGIERLRFIANCFTRIRFCDRSGKLALQEKGGPGKQSGGLTPWFSLPKRASRKDRIIFGHWSTLGYLAQENIWALDTGCLWGGELTALKLRKDKPPRPSHVKCPGAKQPGKTA; from the coding sequence ATGGCCATCTATGCCATTGGTGATGTACAGGGGTGTTACAATGAACTGATGCGGCTGCTGGAGCAGGTCGATTTCGATCCCTCGGGAGACAAACTCTGGCTCGCCGGTGATCTCGTCAATCGGGGTCCTCACTCACTGGAGGTGCTCCGCTTCGTCAAAGGATTAGGCAAAAGAGCCATCACCGTTCTCGGCAATCACGATCTACACCTGCTTGCCATCTCCGAGGGGAACATCAAACATAAGAACAAAGGTCATACCCTGGACAGCATACTCCAGGCAAAGGATCGCGATGAGCTCCTGCATTGGCTGCGGCACCAACCGTTAATGCACCACAGCAAGAAACACAATTTCAGCATGGTTCATGCCGGCCTCCCCCCTCAATGGGATGTACCCTGTGCCCTGGGCCATGCCAGAGAGCTGGAGAAAGTGCTGCAAGGGGATGGTTTTCATCACTTTTGCGTAAATATGTATGGCAACGAACCTTCCCTCTGGTTGGACAAACTCAAGGGCATTGAGCGGTTGCGGTTCATCGCCAACTGCTTCACCAGAATACGCTTCTGCGACCGGTCCGGTAAGCTCGCTCTACAGGAGAAGGGTGGCCCGGGTAAACAGAGCGGCGGACTTACACCCTGGTTCAGCCTCCCCAAACGAGCCAGCCGTAAGGACCGCATCATTTTTGGTCATTGGTCGACTCTGGGCTATCTGGCACAGGAAAATATCTGGGCACTGGATACGGGGTGTCTCTGGGGCGGAGAGCTGACCGCACTGAAACTCAGAAAAGATAAACCGCCTCGCCCCAGCCATGTTAAATGCCCAGGCGCCAAACAACCCGGCAAAACAGCCTGA